The DNA segment TATTGATTATAATAATTCTAATCTGACTCTTATTATACATTATATTTCATCAAATGTGGAGGGGTTTGCCTAAATTAAAGTCCATCATTTTAACGAAAACGGTTACGAATCGCTCCGCAATAAGGTTTTTACTTTCCGAATAATTTATAATAATTCTAAATAGTGAGTTGGATACTTGAGATAACAGCTAAAATATAAAAATCATTCTAAATTAGAAGTGATAAATTGAAGAAAAATTTGAGGTTATAAAATAAAAATAGCCACCAATATGATAATATTGGCGGCTGAAAAACGGATAAAGAATACCGTCTAAAGAGTAATATGTTCATGAATATAAAAGACGAGTAGTTTATACAAACTACAAATACAATATAGCAATTTTTATTATGAGTTACAACAAAACTGCTAATCATTTTTACAGAATAACTGGGTGTCATATTTAGAAAATTTAGATTAAATTGAATTTAAAATATTGGGCTCTCCCATATTGAGAAGGCTCTTGGAAGTTGATAACATAGATGAGGATGGAGGTGGAAAAAATGGAAGAAGTAATTACATTTATCACGATAACTTTAATGCTTATTTTAGTACCTGGTCCAGATTTCTTCGTAGTTATGAGAAATTCAATTCATTCTGGTAAAGCGAATGGAGCTATGGCAGCATTAGGTATAACTACAGGCCACGTTTGTTATTCTTTACTTGTTATCTTCGGAATTGTATTTATTTTAGCCAAAATGTATTACGTATTTTTAGCGATTAAGATTTTAGGTGCATGTTATTTAATTTATTTAGGTCTAAAAAGTATTTTATCAGCACGTAAGAGTATGGATTTTTCAGAATCTGAAACTCAATTAAAGCCTGATCGTACATCGTACTTTACTTCTTATCAACAAGGGTTTCTAAGTACGAGTTTAAATCCGAAAGCATTATTATATTACATAAGTATTCTACCTCAATTTGTTTCTGCAGGTGATGGCGCAACAGCGAAACTTACAATGTTGACTGCAATTACAACAACTGTTATTTTAACTTGGTTTATATTTTGCGTATTTATTTTCCAATACATTAAGAAGTTATTAACGCGCAGAAAAGTTAAAGCAATATTTGATTATACGATAGGTGCTGTACTTATAGCATTATCTATCAATTTATTACTAAGTAAAGGTTAAAGTTATTTAGAGCTTTAACAATTCAAAATGATGAGAGACTAAAATTCAATTAAGTGTCCACACTGGTTTATAGATTGAAATTAATCTGTAAACCAGTTTTTTATATCCGACCAATCATATTCATTTTCATAAGATAAAAATAAATTTTTATTTAAAAATTCAGTCGTCACAAATTGTCTACATACTTTTTAAAGATTTCCCCTATAATATGTACAGAAAGGTGGAATTTTAATTTGAAAAATAGTTTTAATCCATTACAAAGATTACATTTTTATGCAGCATTTTTCATTGCACCATTACTGATAACATTAACGTTATCAGGGATAGGTTTTTTATTTTTCCAAGATGTAGAAAATAATATTTATAAACATGAGTTTTTTGACAAAAGTAAGGTAGAGCATTATCAATCGCTCGATGACGCTGTGGAGGAAGTAGAGCATAAGTTTGAAGGGTTTTATATTAGTAAGGTGAGTATTATGTCTGAGCCTTATAATAGCCGAATAACGCTCGATGACATGGCAGGTAATCAACGCTATGTATATATTGATGATAATCATCAAATTGTAGCAGATCAAAATGCAAAACATACATATGCGAATGTGGTAAGAAGTATACATAGTTCACTTTATACGAATAATACGATTATTAATTATTTGGTAGAACTGACAGCGTGTTGGACTGTATTTATGATATTGTCAGGGTTGTTTATGTTATTTAAGAAGAAATTATTAAAAAATAATGCAAAACAACTGAGATTCCAGAAATTACATGCATTCATTGGGATGGTTATTGCGATTCCGGTGCTTATTTTAGTGATTACAGGATTACCGTGGTCAGGTTTTACAGGTGCCAAGCTTGCGAATATTCTAAGTACTTCTGGGACATTAGGGCAGTCTGAGCTCACTGTGAATCCTCCTAAATCAGATGTTAACGAAATACCATGGGCAACGAGAAAGAATAAGCAACCTGAATCGAAACATGCAGCCCATCATGGAACTGGAGAAATACCTAAAACGGATTTCAAAAAACAAATTTCCATTGATAAAGTGGTTAAAGCAGCTAAACAGAATGGTATGTCTAAACCTTATTCAATCGTTTACCCATCGAAACCAGAAGGCGCCTTTACACTGACGAAGAGTAGTAATACAGGTGTAACGGGGTTAGACGTATCTCCATACGATGAAAAGACGTTGTACTTAGATCAATATACTGGAAAGAACTTAGGTCAAGTGAAGTATCAAGAGTACGGCATCATCGGTAAGTGGTTTACGTGGGGCATCCCATTACATGAGGGACATCTCTTCGGTATTGCGAATAAGATTATCAATTTAATTGTATGTATCGCATTGTTATGTGCAATAGGATTTGGTTTTTACTCTTGGATTAAGAGAATGAAAAGTAGTAAAGTTAAAGTCCCTAAACGAGTGAAAAAGCCGATGTCTATTTCATTGTTCATCATACTTGTAATACTCGGGATTTTGATGCCACTCTTCGGTTTCTCACTCATCGTCGTATTTGCGATCGAAGGTTATTTATATCTCAAAGATAGAAGAGCAGGGCAAGGATAACTTAAATTAAATAAAAAGCACTGGCGTATTGATTACGCGAGTGCTTTTTATGTTACATCTTCATTTTATGAATTTTCATCATTAAACCGTGAGGAATATCATCGTGTTTCACGATTTCTTTTTTATAGAAACTCTCACCTTCATCTTTTGAAGCGAGTTTAACGAAATCACCTTTTTTAGGTTTGAAATCATCTTCTTTTTCTATTTTAACATTTTTCGTTACGAGACCATCTTTCTCGCTGACAACCTTTTCAGCAGTTGTACTGTCTTTCATATAACCATAATATGTACTTGATTGACTAGAGAACACCATCATTAATGTGAAGACAATCCCGATAATAGCCAGTACTAAAATAATAGGTAATGCAACTTTTTTATTCATTGAGTTTATTTCCTCCTTTTCACTCCATTTTAAATGATTCGAGCTATTTGTGTATTGTTTTAAACAAACTTTTATAATATTGTCATAATTTACATCTTAATATTGAAAAGTATATTTATAAAAAATACAACAGTATAAGATAACTTGATATACGAGCCGTTAAACAACTGTAAAATGTGAAAAAAGACGATATAACAGCAATTTTTGAGAAAAGTAACACCGTAAATCTCTGTTTGTCACAAACTTGTCAAAATTGTGTGATTGCTTTATTTGAACATTTGTAAAACCTTGGATATGATAGGGGTAGAGATATGTGTAAACTATTATGTAGTGTCTGCATATTGACAATTCTTATTATTTTATAACAGCTAAATATTTTAAGAGAGATGAGGAGAATTTCATGAAGATTTTTTTAATTCGTCACGGAGAATCACAATCCAACTATGATAAAAAACATGGGAAAGACTACTTTTGTGGACAAATGGATGTTCAATTAACTGAAAAAGGACTTCAGTCAGCCCAAGCTTTAAAAGAAGAATTTGAACAAAAAGATATTGACCGTGTTTATGTTTCTGATTTAACAAGAACAAAGCAAACGTACGGTGCAATATTCGATAAAGCCATTCCTACAACAGTAACGAGTACTTTAAGAGAGCGCTCATTAGGGTTGTTCGAAGGTACTTTAGTTAGTGACTTAAAGCAAAATCCAACATATTCAGCTTATTTTAATGATGAGAATTATAAATCATTTAGACATAGTTTCACTCAAAAGGCACCTGAAGGGGAAAGTTACACAGATGTATTAAACCGAGTGAAACAATTTTTCGAAAAAGAAGTTGACCCTTCTTTAGAAACCATCGCAGTCGTTGCACACCAAGTTGTAATTAGATGTATGATGGTATACTTAGGATATGATAAACAAGAAACAGCAATTGACCGTGAAGTTGACAATTGCGTGCCATACGTGGTGGAAAAAGATTATTAATTATTTATATGTATGAGAAAGATATTAGTCTAAACATTGGGATTATAGTTTAGATTAATATCTTTTTTATTTGTTATTTAATGTTTCATGAAATCCTTGAAATATAAAGTGAATATTATCTATGAAACTCCCCACGATGACCGCGGCTATTACATAGGTGACACTAAGTATAATCTTTTTATATGTGACGACACCGTACTTTTCTTCGGTTTCAAATATGTTATATGCGATACAAATAGCAGTGACGGCACCTAATAACATCGTGATAATCAAAGCACTAACCTCCTTATTCATTTATTTTTTGTTTTATCTAAACGTCCTTAACGATTTCTGTTTAGCATAACAAAAGTCATTTTCAGATAAAATATATGTTAAATTAAAAAACCTTACAATCATGTAAGGTTTTTTACAAATACAAAACAAAGTTTGATAAATGAATTGAGATAACGTACTTAAATACGATGGTTATCGTATTTACGGTGTCGAAGGAATGTCACCGTTTTGTAATTTTAATTCAATGTATAAACAAATTTATCTATCGCTTATATTTATTTATCAATTGCTTTCGTGTCAATATTTTTAGATTTAAGGAATTTTTTGATTTTGTCTTGTTGCTTGCCGTTAACGTCACCGGCGTATTTTGTAGAGACGTCCACGACATTGAGTTTGTTTTGTGGTTGATAGTCTAACTCTTCGATTTCTTGATCTGCATCTGCAATCGTACTATTAAGTGCTGTGAAATATTTAATAATGCGATCTACATTTTCTTTATAACCTTCTGGTAATGTGTTATTTTTTACAAACTTTTTAAAGCGAACGTCATTTTTAATTGCATTGTGTGATAATTTCGATAATCTTTTAGCTTGAGCATCAGTGATTTTCTTATCAGAAGTAGATTGTTTATCTAACTTGTATTGAATTTGATATTTATTATCTAAAATATCTGCGTTCGTTTCTAAGTATTTAGAAATCGCTTTATTCATTTCTTGCTCGCTAAGTTTTTTATCTTTTTTAGTAGAATGGAAGATATTATTTTCAGTTACTTTATCAACGTTTTTAGGTGCTTCGTGATTGTTAGGTTGTTGTTCATCTTTATTCGCACCAGGGTTGCCGCACGCTGTAAGAGTAACAGTAAATGCTATAGTTAATGCGGGGATAATTAATTTCTTCATAAAAACGTATTGCTCCTTTGTGATGTTGAGTTGAAAATGTTATTCAACAGTTCTATTCTTTTAAATTATAACCTAAGCGTATCACGTCAAGCTAACTATTTAAATGCGCTATAAATGAACAAGTGACAAAGTTTTGAACATCATATCAAATTACTTCGAATTCGTAAGCAATAAAGTGTAAATATTGAGTTTTAAAATATATTGAACAAAAAAACACGTTTCAAAGTAGTTGTATACTCTGAAACGTGTTTATTTCTAATATGATAGGGGGGTGATTCTTCTTAGGTATTAATGTCTGATAATATAATCAAAGGCATTAAGTGCTGCATTAGCACCTGCACCCATTGAAATAATGATTTGTTTGTTGCGATCGTCAGTTACATCGCCTGCCGCAAAAATGCCTGGCACGCTTGTTGCGTTCTTACGATCAATCATAATTTCTTTTGCCTCATTTAACTCAACATAGTTATCTAACCATTCAGTGTTAGGCAGTAGTCCGATTTGTACGAAAATACCTTCTAATTCTAATGAATGTAGTTCTCCAGTTGATTTGTCTTGGTATTGTAGACCAGTTACGGAACCTTCACCTAATACTTCAGTTGTTTGAGCATTTTTAATAACCTTTACATTTGATAATGAATTTAATCTTTCTTGTAATACGTTATCAGCTTTTAATTCTGGATTTCGTTCTAATAACGTAACGTTTTTAACGATACCAGCTAAGTCAATCGCAGCTTCGACACCTGAATTGCCGCCACCAACGACAGCAACATCTTTGTTTTCAAATAAAGGACCATCACAGTGCGGGCAGAATGCGACACCTTTATTGATTAGCTCGTCCTCACCAGGTATTTCAAGTTTACGCCAACGTGCACCTGTTGAAATGATGACAGTTTTACTTTGTAATTGAGCGCCATTATCTAGCGTTACAGTAATACCATCGTCCTCTTTTTCGATACCGTCAGCACGAATACCTGTCATGATATCCACATCATAGTGATTGATGTGATCTTCTAAAGCTGATGAAAACTTAGGACCATCTGTTTCTTTAACGGTAATGAAGTTTTCGATTGCTGCTGTATCATTTACTTGGCCACCGATGCGGTCAGCAACGATACCTGTACGCAAACCTTTACGTGCAGTGTAAATAGCAGCACTACCACTTGCTGGTCCTCCACCAAGAATTAAAACATCATATGGGTCTTTATTGTCGAATTCTGCAGGGTCAGCTTGGCTGCCTAAACTAGATAAAATATCTTGAACAGTCATACGACCGTTACCAAATTCTTCACCATCTAAGAAAATAGCAGGCACAGCCATAATATCTTCAGATTCTTCTCTGAAAATAGCACCATCAATCATTGTATGAGTGATATTTGGATTTAATAGACTCATTAAATTTAAAGCTTGGACAACGTCAGGGCATTTTTGACAAGTAAGACTAATATAAGTCTCAAAATGTAGCGGACGGTCGAGTGCTTTGATTTGATCAATGACTGATTGCTCTTCTTTTGGTGCACGACCACTTACTTGTAGAATTGCGAGTACAAATGAGTTGAATTCATGCCCCATCGGAAGACCAGCAAACGTGATACCACTTGATTCATCAGGTCTATCTACTGTGAAACTTGGTGTACGTTTAAGGTCTGCCTCTTCAACAGTGATGCGTGATGACATTGACGCTACTTCATCTAATAATTCCTTTAATTCTTTAGATTTATCATCTGAACCGTAGCTAGCTTTGAATACAATGTCACCTTCCATAAGTTGAAGTAATTGTTCTAATTGTGATTTGAGTTGTGCTTCAAGCATTTAAATCAATGCCTCCTTAGATTTTACCTACTAAGTCAAGACCAGGTTGTAATGTTTCTGAACCTTCTTCCCATTTTGCTGGGCAAACTTCGCCTGGGTGTTGACGTACATATTGTGCTGCTTTGATTTTGTCTACTAAGTTACTTGCGTCACGGCCAATGCCACCTGCGTTGATTTCAGTAGTTTGAACAACGCCATCTGGATCGATTACGAATGTAGCACGTTGTGCAAGACCGTCTTCTTCATCTAATACGTCGAAGTTACGAGTGATTGTTTGAGAAGGGTCACCAATCATTGGGTATTGAATTTTGCTGATAGCATCTGAATGATCGTGCCAAGCTTTGTGTACGAAATGAGTATCAGTAGAAACTGAATAAACGTTTACGCCTAATTCTTGTAATTTGTCGTATTGATTTTGTAAATCTTCTAATTCAGTTGGACATACGAATGAGAAGTCAGCTGGATAGAAGCAAAGAACGTTCCATGAACCTTTTAAGTTTTCATCTGAGATTTCGAAAAACTCATCTTTCTTTGGATCAAAAGCATTTGCTGTGAATGGTAAAATTTCTTTATTAATTAAAGACATAAAAACATCCTCCTAAGAATTCAGTAATTTTGATTTAGAATTATTATAATATAGATTATCATAATTACTTATTTATAATAATTCTAATCTTTCGTTATCTATTATTGCATTTAGTTATGATTTCGTCAATCTAAAAAGCTCAAGTGCCACTTCATAAAAGCTAAAGCAGATGCCACTTAATCTCGCGGTTGCTAATCAATCTCATTGATATTGAACTTGAGGATAAGTGGCATCACTTTAAATTATTTATCAAATGTGTCTTTGTGTTCTCAACTGTATTAACTTAATTGAGAAGATTTTTATATTTTATACGGAACGGTATAGTTAGATGCTTTCAAAAGGGAAGGCTATATTATCTATCCCAATATCTAGCTCTATCAAATGCATTTACGATTGTTGCTGGATCATTTGAAACGAATACGCCTGGTGCACTTAATGAAAGTTTAGAATTTTGTAATCTTTGTGCTGCTTCTTCGTTAACAACTAATGGTTTGTTGTGTTTGTACGTAAGCTCTGCAAATTCTTCTACTTCTGGTAATAAATCTTGACCATTAGCGTATACCATTAAACTATCAAATAACGTTGGGTGCGCTGTATCGAATGTTTCAGTGATACCGAAGTCTTCTGAAATGTTGCGTGGTTGTTTACCAACGAAAGCATAGTTTAATTTGTTATCAACGAATGTTTGAGCATATGATTTTAATGTTTCTTCATCAATATCATCGTTGATTAATACTGCAACAGAATGTCCAGGTAATGGAATATCGAATTTTTCCATTGTTAATTTGCTATCTTTAGCGTCTGATTGAACTTCTTCGTTTTCTTCTGGAACTTCAACGCCAATGTTATTAGCAACGCGTTCAGCAAGTTCGCGATCTACTTTGTTTAATTGATTAACAGCGTTTTGTTTAACCATGATTGATTTACACATACCAAGTTCAAATGAGAAACCATCTACTGTATGATCAAATTCAGGTTGAGTTAAACTATTTAAGTATAGTTTAGCTTGGCTATAGTAATCTTTAAAGCTTTCGCTACGTTTTCTGATTTTGTGTCCTTCTACTTTTTCTTGATAGTGTTCATAGCCGCCTTCTTCTTTTGAAGAAGTATGAGGCTCATTATTGTTAAGTGCATTTTTATGATAAGCGACTTGACCTTTGTGTACGTTCATTTGGTGCATTGCATCGCGTTGGTTGTTATGAACTTCGTTGACCGGGCGGTTGATAGGGATTTGGTTGAAGTTAGGACCGCCAAGACGAGAAATTTGTGTATCAGTGTATGAGAATAAACGACCTTGTAATAATGGGTCATTTGAGAAATCAATACCAGGAACAATGTGACCAGGATGGAAAGCAGCTTGTTCAGTTTCGTCGAAGACATTTGAAACGTTTTGGTTTAATGTCATTTTACCAACGATTTTTACTGGTACTTGATCTTCTGGCCAAATTTTTGTTGGATCTAGAATATCAAAGTCGAAGTCAAATTCTTGTTCGGGTTCAATGATTTGTAAACCTAATTCCCATTCTGGATAGTCGCCTTTTTCGATTGATTCATAAAGGTCTTTACGATGGAAGTCTACATCTTTACCATGTAAGATTTGTGCTTCATCCCAAACGAATGATTCTAAACCGTGTACAGGTTTCCAGTGGAATTTAACGAAATAAGATTTTCCTTCACTGTTTACGAGACGGAAAGTGTGTACACCGAAACCTTCAACTTGTCTGAAGTTTTTAGGGATACCACGGTCACTCATTGCCCAAACTGCAGTATGAGTTGACTCTGGATTTTGTGCGAAGAAATCCCAGAAAGTATCATGAGCTGAACCACCTTGAGGCATTTCATTATGAGGTTCTGGTTTAACTGCGTGAATTAAGTCAGGGAATTTAATAGCATCTTGAATGAAGAATACAGGAATATCATTACCTACTAAATCGAATATACCTTCATCTG comes from the Staphylococcus hsinchuensis genome and includes:
- a CDS encoding LysE family translocator, producing the protein MEEVITFITITLMLILVPGPDFFVVMRNSIHSGKANGAMAALGITTGHVCYSLLVIFGIVFILAKMYYVFLAIKILGACYLIYLGLKSILSARKSMDFSESETQLKPDRTSYFTSYQQGFLSTSLNPKALLYYISILPQFVSAGDGATAKLTMLTAITTTVILTWFIFCVFIFQYIKKLLTRRKVKAIFDYTIGAVLIALSINLLLSKG
- a CDS encoding NDxxF motif lipoprotein gives rise to the protein MKKLIIPALTIAFTVTLTACGNPGANKDEQQPNNHEAPKNVDKVTENNIFHSTKKDKKLSEQEMNKAISKYLETNADILDNKYQIQYKLDKQSTSDKKITDAQAKRLSKLSHNAIKNDVRFKKFVKNNTLPEGYKENVDRIIKYFTALNSTIADADQEIEELDYQPQNKLNVVDVSTKYAGDVNGKQQDKIKKFLKSKNIDTKAIDK
- a CDS encoding catalase; translation: MTNKKQEQLNKVTKQNDNDAMTTNNGVKVNEDENTLTVGERGPSLLEDFHFREKIMHFDHERIPERIVHARGFGAHGEFQVYEDLSKYTSADFLTNPDKTTPVFVRFSTVQGSKGSPDTVRDVRGFATKFYTDEGIFDLVGNDIPVFFIQDAIKFPDLIHAVKPEPHNEMPQGGSAHDTFWDFFAQNPESTHTAVWAMSDRGIPKNFRQVEGFGVHTFRLVNSEGKSYFVKFHWKPVHGLESFVWDEAQILHGKDVDFHRKDLYESIEKGDYPEWELGLQIIEPEQEFDFDFDILDPTKIWPEDQVPVKIVGKMTLNQNVSNVFDETEQAAFHPGHIVPGIDFSNDPLLQGRLFSYTDTQISRLGGPNFNQIPINRPVNEVHNNQRDAMHQMNVHKGQVAYHKNALNNNEPHTSSKEEGGYEHYQEKVEGHKIRKRSESFKDYYSQAKLYLNSLTQPEFDHTVDGFSFELGMCKSIMVKQNAVNQLNKVDRELAERVANNIGVEVPEENEEVQSDAKDSKLTMEKFDIPLPGHSVAVLINDDIDEETLKSYAQTFVDNKLNYAFVGKQPRNISEDFGITETFDTAHPTLFDSLMVYANGQDLLPEVEEFAELTYKHNKPLVVNEEAAQRLQNSKLSLSAPGVFVSNDPATIVNAFDRARYWDR
- the ahpF gene encoding alkyl hydroperoxide reductase subunit F, with product MLEAQLKSQLEQLLQLMEGDIVFKASYGSDDKSKELKELLDEVASMSSRITVEEADLKRTPSFTVDRPDESSGITFAGLPMGHEFNSFVLAILQVSGRAPKEEQSVIDQIKALDRPLHFETYISLTCQKCPDVVQALNLMSLLNPNITHTMIDGAIFREESEDIMAVPAIFLDGEEFGNGRMTVQDILSSLGSQADPAEFDNKDPYDVLILGGGPASGSAAIYTARKGLRTGIVADRIGGQVNDTAAIENFITVKETDGPKFSSALEDHINHYDVDIMTGIRADGIEKEDDGITVTLDNGAQLQSKTVIISTGARWRKLEIPGEDELINKGVAFCPHCDGPLFENKDVAVVGGGNSGVEAAIDLAGIVKNVTLLERNPELKADNVLQERLNSLSNVKVIKNAQTTEVLGEGSVTGLQYQDKSTGELHSLELEGIFVQIGLLPNTEWLDNYVELNEAKEIMIDRKNATSVPGIFAAGDVTDDRNKQIIISMGAGANAALNAFDYIIRH
- the ahpC gene encoding alkyl hydroperoxide reductase subunit C, encoding MSLINKEILPFTANAFDPKKDEFFEISDENLKGSWNVLCFYPADFSFVCPTELEDLQNQYDKLQELGVNVYSVSTDTHFVHKAWHDHSDAISKIQYPMIGDPSQTITRNFDVLDEEDGLAQRATFVIDPDGVVQTTEINAGGIGRDASNLVDKIKAAQYVRQHPGEVCPAKWEEGSETLQPGLDLVGKI
- a CDS encoding histidine phosphatase family protein; the encoded protein is MKIFLIRHGESQSNYDKKHGKDYFCGQMDVQLTEKGLQSAQALKEEFEQKDIDRVYVSDLTRTKQTYGAIFDKAIPTTVTSTLRERSLGLFEGTLVSDLKQNPTYSAYFNDENYKSFRHSFTQKAPEGESYTDVLNRVKQFFEKEVDPSLETIAVVAHQVVIRCMMVYLGYDKQETAIDREVDNCVPYVVEKDY
- a CDS encoding PepSY-associated TM helix domain-containing protein, giving the protein MKNSFNPLQRLHFYAAFFIAPLLITLTLSGIGFLFFQDVENNIYKHEFFDKSKVEHYQSLDDAVEEVEHKFEGFYISKVSIMSEPYNSRITLDDMAGNQRYVYIDDNHQIVADQNAKHTYANVVRSIHSSLYTNNTIINYLVELTACWTVFMILSGLFMLFKKKLLKNNAKQLRFQKLHAFIGMVIAIPVLILVITGLPWSGFTGAKLANILSTSGTLGQSELTVNPPKSDVNEIPWATRKNKQPESKHAAHHGTGEIPKTDFKKQISIDKVVKAAKQNGMSKPYSIVYPSKPEGAFTLTKSSNTGVTGLDVSPYDEKTLYLDQYTGKNLGQVKYQEYGIIGKWFTWGIPLHEGHLFGIANKIINLIVCIALLCAIGFGFYSWIKRMKSSKVKVPKRVKKPMSISLFIILVILGILMPLFGFSLIVVFAIEGYLYLKDRRAGQG
- a CDS encoding DUF4889 domain-containing protein — its product is MNKKVALPIILVLAIIGIVFTLMMVFSSQSSTYYGYMKDSTTAEKVVSEKDGLVTKNVKIEKEDDFKPKKGDFVKLASKDEGESFYKKEIVKHDDIPHGLMMKIHKMKM